In Dermatophilus congolensis, a genomic segment contains:
- the recO gene encoding DNA repair protein RecO: MPLYREAAIVLRTTKLAEADRIITLLGRERGLIRAVGKGIRKTRSRFGARLEPGLVIDAQFYEGRNLDTVTQVEVLAPYGERITRDYDAWTAMIAMLEAAERFGQETTNSRNQFTLLAGALASIAAGEHDISMTLDAYLLRSVALAGWAPSFHDCAKCGATGPHKAFNLTAGGTLCPHCRIPGSATPALATLTMLGALLEGDWDTAEQIAEPRYRREGSGLVRAYVQWHLERGVRALKYVERN; encoded by the coding sequence GTGCCCCTCTACCGCGAAGCCGCCATCGTGCTCAGAACCACCAAGCTCGCAGAGGCCGACCGCATCATCACCCTCCTCGGCCGCGAACGAGGACTCATCCGCGCCGTTGGCAAAGGAATCCGCAAGACACGCAGCCGCTTCGGAGCCCGCCTTGAACCCGGACTCGTTATCGACGCGCAGTTCTACGAAGGACGCAATCTCGACACCGTCACCCAAGTCGAAGTTCTCGCCCCCTACGGAGAACGAATCACCCGCGACTACGACGCCTGGACCGCCATGATCGCCATGCTCGAAGCCGCTGAACGATTCGGCCAAGAAACCACCAACTCCAGAAACCAATTCACCCTTCTAGCAGGCGCACTCGCCTCCATAGCGGCCGGGGAGCACGACATCTCAATGACCCTCGATGCCTACCTCCTACGCTCAGTCGCCCTCGCAGGCTGGGCACCAAGCTTCCACGACTGCGCAAAATGTGGAGCAACTGGCCCCCACAAAGCCTTCAACCTCACCGCCGGCGGAACCCTCTGCCCCCACTGCCGCATCCCCGGATCAGCTACCCCCGCCCTGGCCACCCTCACCATGCTCGGCGCCCTCCTCGAAGGAGACTGGGATACAGCCGAACAAATAGCTGAACCGCGATACCGCCGCGAAGGATCTGGCCTCGTACGCGCCTACGTGCAATGGCACCTAGAACGAGGAGTCCGCGCCCTGAAATACGTCGAACGCAACTAA
- a CDS encoding isoprenyl transferase, which yields MSSEYARPYPHPSGATAPQIPAKFLPKHVAIVMDGNGRWANQRGLSRTKGHEAGEAALLDVVAGAIEANITHLSAYAFSTENWKRSPEEVAFLMGFNRDVIRRRRDQLNEWGVRMRWVGRRPRLWKSVISELEIAQEMTKDNTGLTLYFCVNYGGRAELGDAAREIARKVAAGQLNPNKVDERTIAAHLTEPDMPDVDLFVRSSGEQRTSNFLLWQSAYAEMVFQDTLWPDYDRTTLWNAIEQYARRDRRYGGAVDTPAV from the coding sequence ATGAGCAGCGAATACGCCCGCCCCTACCCGCACCCAAGTGGAGCAACTGCCCCCCAGATCCCCGCCAAATTCCTCCCCAAACACGTCGCCATCGTCATGGATGGCAACGGACGCTGGGCCAACCAGCGCGGACTCTCACGCACCAAAGGACATGAAGCAGGCGAGGCAGCGCTGCTGGACGTCGTCGCCGGCGCCATCGAAGCCAATATCACCCACCTGTCGGCATACGCCTTCTCCACCGAAAACTGGAAGCGCTCACCTGAAGAAGTGGCCTTCCTCATGGGGTTCAACCGCGACGTCATCCGCCGCCGCCGCGACCAACTCAACGAATGGGGAGTACGGATGCGCTGGGTTGGCCGCCGCCCCCGACTATGGAAATCCGTCATCAGCGAGCTAGAGATCGCCCAAGAGATGACCAAAGACAACACTGGCCTGACCCTCTACTTCTGCGTCAACTACGGCGGCCGCGCTGAGCTAGGCGACGCAGCACGGGAAATTGCTCGCAAGGTCGCGGCAGGACAGCTCAACCCAAACAAAGTCGATGAGCGCACCATCGCTGCTCACCTCACTGAACCAGACATGCCTGACGTTGACCTGTTCGTGCGAAGCTCTGGCGAACAGCGCACCAGTAACTTCCTCCTCTGGCAAAGCGCCTACGCAGAGATGGTGTTCCAAGACACCCTGTGGCCCGACTACGACAGGACAACGCTGTGGAATGCCATCGAGCAATACGCCAGGCGCGACCGTCGCTATGGGGGAGCGGTCGACACTCCCGCCGTATGA
- the argG gene encoding argininosuccinate synthase, with protein MSTVLTKLPVGKNIGLAFSGGLDTSVAVAWMRENGAVPCTYTANIGQYDEPDIASLPGRARDYGADIARLIDCRETLVEEGITAIATGAFHIRSGGRTYFNTTPISRAVTGTMLVRAMKEDGIDIWGDGSTYKGNDIERFYRYGLLANPHLTIYKPWLDEEFVTQLGGRHEMSQWLTERDLPYRETQEKAYSTDANIWGATHEAKTLEHLNTSLETISPIMGVRFWDPEVDIPTEDICITFEQGRPTAINDTVYPNPVDLVIEANAIGGRHGLGMSDQIENRIIEAKSRGIYEAPGMALLHIAYERLVNAIHNEDTITAYHTQGRALGRLMYEGRWLDPQSLMLRESLQRWVGSAISGTVTLRLRRGEDYSILDTVGEKLSYHPDKLSMERVENAAFGPTDRIGQLTMRNLDIADSRLRLEAYAEQGILPNTEEQNGSTRALTAMHSASSHHTPVHAGS; from the coding sequence ATGTCCACAGTTCTAACAAAACTCCCGGTCGGCAAAAACATCGGCTTAGCCTTCTCTGGCGGCCTCGACACCTCCGTCGCCGTGGCCTGGATGCGTGAGAACGGCGCCGTCCCCTGCACGTACACCGCGAACATCGGGCAATACGATGAACCCGACATCGCCTCACTACCAGGACGTGCACGGGACTACGGCGCCGACATCGCACGCCTCATCGACTGCCGTGAAACACTCGTCGAAGAAGGCATCACCGCCATCGCCACCGGCGCATTCCACATCCGTTCTGGCGGGCGCACCTACTTCAACACCACTCCCATCAGCCGCGCAGTCACCGGCACCATGCTTGTACGCGCCATGAAAGAAGATGGCATCGACATCTGGGGCGACGGATCAACATACAAAGGCAACGACATCGAGCGGTTCTACCGCTATGGCCTTCTTGCCAACCCCCACCTGACCATCTACAAACCCTGGCTCGATGAAGAGTTCGTCACCCAACTCGGCGGACGCCACGAAATGAGCCAATGGCTCACCGAACGCGACTTGCCCTACAGGGAAACCCAAGAAAAGGCCTACTCCACCGACGCCAACATTTGGGGAGCCACCCACGAAGCTAAAACCCTCGAACACCTCAACACCAGCCTCGAAACCATCAGCCCCATCATGGGAGTCCGCTTCTGGGACCCCGAGGTTGACATCCCCACCGAAGACATCTGCATCACCTTCGAACAGGGACGCCCCACCGCCATCAACGACACGGTCTACCCCAACCCAGTTGACCTAGTCATCGAAGCAAATGCCATTGGCGGACGCCACGGCCTGGGAATGAGCGACCAGATCGAAAACCGCATCATCGAAGCAAAATCCCGTGGCATTTATGAAGCTCCCGGAATGGCTCTGCTGCACATCGCCTACGAACGCCTCGTCAACGCCATCCATAACGAAGACACCATCACTGCGTATCACACGCAGGGACGCGCACTCGGGCGCCTGATGTACGAAGGGCGCTGGCTCGACCCGCAATCCCTCATGCTGCGTGAATCACTCCAGCGGTGGGTCGGGTCAGCTATTTCCGGCACCGTGACACTGCGCCTGCGCCGCGGTGAGGATTACTCCATCCTCGATACCGTCGGTGAAAAACTCAGCTACCACCCCGACAAACTCTCCATGGAGCGTGTCGAAAACGCAGCTTTCGGGCCAACCGACCGTATCGGGCAACTCACGATGCGTAACCTCGACATCGCTGACTCACGGTTGCGGCTAGAGGCATACGCTGAACAAGGAATTCTTCCCAATACTGAAGAACAGAACGGTTCCACACGGGCGCTGACAGCTATGCATAGCGCAAGCAGCCATCACACTCCTGTGCATGCAGGTTCCTAG
- the pta gene encoding phosphate acetyltransferase — MSRRILVVPANHAAGVKAVCHGLLHALDERGVEVGYIKPLAGPDSHGTDTSAQLVSLVTALQPPTPIPGAHIDALMSRNLVDSLMEEVVELAEPVLSDHEVVIIEGLAQEDEAPWADDLNAALARTLDAEVVLVVNGSDRTPEHVAERLGVALPHYQIGESSRVVGVVLNRLPSSTSEATKPYTDAVEARELRVIATITQDPTLAEPRMKDVADQLGLESVNPGDSDRRVKGFVIGAQAIPGALPHLKEGHVLIAPGDRHDILMAACLAELNGTKLAGIVLSAGIGIDPAVATLCGTAMSNGLPIYMNNAPTYETSYAITHLSDSIPTDDEVRVRRVMESVSSRLEQSWIDAITQSTSHNRLSPAAFRRQLTTLAARANKRIVLPEGSEPRTVDAAITCHEKGIARCVLLAPRSEVEAVAASLGRTLPEDIEIIDPAEPAKRYVDALVERRKHKGMTEAMAKDALGDTVVLGTMMLHLDEVDGLVSGAVHTTANTIRPALQILGTKPGASLVSSVFFMGLPDEVLVYGDCAVNPDPNADQLADIAIQSADSAKAFGLDPRVAMISFSTGSSGSGADIEKVKAATERIHELRPDILVDGPLQYDAATTTSVAQSKAPESPVAGQANVFVFPDLNTGNTTYKAVQRSASVISIGPMLQGIAKPVNDLSRGALVEDIVYTIALTSIQADAQ, encoded by the coding sequence ATGTCCCGACGAATTCTCGTCGTCCCCGCCAACCACGCCGCAGGCGTCAAAGCCGTCTGCCACGGCCTACTCCACGCCCTCGACGAACGTGGCGTCGAAGTCGGCTACATCAAGCCCCTCGCAGGACCCGACAGCCACGGCACCGATACCTCCGCCCAACTCGTCTCCCTAGTCACCGCCCTCCAGCCCCCCACACCCATCCCCGGGGCCCACATCGACGCCCTCATGTCCCGCAACCTCGTCGACTCTCTCATGGAAGAAGTCGTCGAACTCGCCGAACCCGTCCTCAGCGACCATGAAGTCGTCATCATCGAAGGCCTCGCCCAAGAAGACGAAGCACCCTGGGCCGACGACCTCAACGCCGCCCTGGCCCGCACCCTCGACGCTGAAGTCGTCCTCGTCGTCAACGGGTCGGATCGCACCCCAGAACACGTCGCAGAGCGCTTGGGCGTCGCCCTCCCCCACTACCAAATCGGGGAAAGCAGCCGCGTCGTCGGTGTCGTCCTCAACCGCCTGCCCTCTTCCACCTCCGAGGCAACCAAGCCCTACACCGACGCCGTCGAGGCCCGCGAACTGCGCGTCATCGCCACCATCACCCAAGACCCAACCCTGGCCGAACCACGCATGAAAGACGTGGCAGACCAGCTCGGCCTCGAATCCGTTAACCCCGGAGACTCCGACCGACGGGTCAAGGGCTTCGTTATCGGAGCACAAGCAATCCCCGGCGCCCTCCCCCACCTCAAAGAGGGCCACGTTCTCATTGCCCCCGGCGACCGTCACGACATCCTCATGGCTGCCTGCCTGGCCGAACTCAACGGCACCAAACTCGCTGGCATCGTGCTCTCCGCCGGCATAGGAATCGACCCTGCCGTTGCCACCCTCTGCGGCACCGCCATGAGCAATGGCTTGCCCATCTACATGAACAACGCGCCCACGTACGAAACCTCGTACGCCATCACCCACCTCAGTGACAGCATCCCCACCGATGACGAGGTACGAGTCCGCCGCGTCATGGAATCTGTCTCCTCCCGACTGGAGCAGAGCTGGATCGACGCCATCACGCAGAGCACCAGCCACAACAGGCTCTCTCCTGCGGCGTTCCGTCGCCAGCTCACCACACTGGCAGCACGCGCCAACAAACGCATCGTCCTGCCCGAAGGCTCCGAGCCTCGCACTGTCGACGCCGCCATCACATGCCACGAAAAAGGCATCGCGCGTTGTGTTCTGCTGGCCCCTCGCAGCGAGGTCGAAGCCGTTGCCGCCTCCCTGGGCCGCACCCTGCCAGAAGACATCGAAATCATCGACCCAGCCGAACCAGCAAAACGGTATGTGGATGCTCTAGTCGAACGCCGCAAGCACAAGGGCATGACAGAAGCGATGGCCAAAGACGCCCTCGGTGACACAGTCGTGCTCGGCACCATGATGCTTCACCTTGATGAGGTTGATGGCCTCGTCTCTGGCGCAGTGCACACCACCGCTAACACCATCCGCCCGGCCCTGCAGATTCTAGGCACCAAGCCCGGCGCATCGCTTGTTTCGTCGGTGTTCTTCATGGGGCTGCCCGACGAGGTCCTCGTTTACGGTGACTGCGCAGTCAACCCCGACCCCAACGCCGACCAGCTTGCCGACATTGCGATCCAGTCCGCGGACTCCGCTAAGGCATTCGGTCTTGACCCACGCGTAGCCATGATTAGCTTCTCCACTGGCTCTTCTGGCTCTGGCGCCGACATCGAAAAGGTCAAAGCAGCCACAGAACGCATCCACGAACTGCGCCCAGACATCCTCGTTGATGGCCCCCTGCAGTACGACGCCGCCACCACCACATCGGTTGCTCAGAGCAAAGCCCCCGAATCTCCCGTGGCTGGCCAGGCAAACGTGTTCGTGTTCCCCGACCTCAACACAGGTAACACCACGTACAAGGCTGTACAGCGCTCCGCCAGCGTTATCAGCATCGGCCCGATGCTGCAGGGCATCGCCAAGCCCGTCAACGACCTGTCGCGCGGCGCCCTCGTCGAGGACATCGTCTACACCATCGCGTTGACCTCTATCCAGGCTGACGCCCAGTGA
- a CDS encoding acetate/propionate family kinase — protein MTSAVLVLNCGSSSLKFALIEPESGNREFTGLAERVGTPEASIRFDISGERTTVDGLDDTSHQGIISKVLARVEDFTKAHNIEIAAVGHRVVHGGEKFASSVLLDQTALDAIRDTVPLAPLHNPANIAGIEAVTAVMPNVAQVGVFDTAFHQSMPEKAYRYAVPQNWYDEHGVRRYGFHGTSHQYVAGKAAEADGRPIENLRIITAHLGNGCSITAIKDGKSVDTSMGLTPLEGLIMGTRSGDIDPGVISYISKATSSDAAAIDTKLNKESGLLGLSGVSNDMRTVEEAAAKGNKAAALALDAFHYRVAKYIASYCVALGGLDLLVFTGGIGENSDVTRADIIKQLGFLGLEIDPSANNGLRGKTARITKDGDVAAWVIPTDEELVIARDAYRLSR, from the coding sequence GTGACCTCTGCCGTCCTCGTCCTTAACTGCGGCTCATCCTCCCTTAAATTCGCACTCATCGAACCCGAGTCCGGAAACCGCGAGTTCACAGGCCTAGCCGAACGCGTCGGCACCCCCGAAGCCTCCATCCGCTTCGACATCAGCGGAGAACGCACCACCGTTGATGGTCTAGACGACACCAGCCACCAAGGCATCATCAGCAAAGTCCTCGCCCGCGTCGAAGACTTCACCAAAGCCCACAACATCGAAATCGCTGCCGTCGGCCACCGCGTCGTCCACGGCGGCGAAAAATTTGCCAGCTCCGTCCTCCTCGACCAAACAGCCCTCGACGCCATCCGCGACACCGTGCCCCTGGCACCCCTGCACAACCCCGCCAACATCGCCGGCATCGAAGCCGTCACCGCCGTTATGCCCAATGTGGCCCAGGTCGGCGTCTTCGACACCGCCTTCCACCAGAGCATGCCCGAAAAGGCCTACCGCTACGCCGTCCCCCAAAACTGGTACGACGAACACGGCGTCCGCCGCTACGGCTTCCACGGCACCAGCCACCAATACGTAGCCGGCAAAGCCGCCGAAGCCGACGGCCGCCCCATCGAAAACCTCCGCATCATCACCGCCCACCTGGGCAACGGTTGCTCCATCACCGCCATCAAAGACGGAAAATCCGTCGACACCTCCATGGGACTCACCCCCCTCGAAGGCCTCATCATGGGCACCCGCTCCGGCGACATCGACCCCGGCGTGATCAGCTACATCAGCAAAGCCACCTCCAGCGACGCCGCCGCCATCGACACCAAACTCAACAAAGAGTCCGGCCTCCTAGGCCTATCCGGCGTCTCCAACGACATGCGCACCGTCGAAGAAGCCGCTGCCAAAGGCAACAAAGCAGCAGCTCTAGCTTTGGATGCCTTCCACTACCGCGTAGCAAAATACATCGCCTCCTACTGCGTCGCACTCGGCGGCCTAGACCTGCTCGTCTTCACCGGCGGCATCGGCGAAAACTCCGACGTCACCCGCGCAGACATCATCAAGCAACTCGGCTTCCTCGGCCTGGAAATCGACCCCAGCGCCAACAACGGATTGCGCGGCAAAACCGCCCGAATCACCAAAGACGGCGACGTCGCCGCCTGGGTTATCCCCACCGACGAAGAACTCGTCATCGCACGCGACGCATACCGCCTCAGCCGCTAA
- the dusB gene encoding tRNA dihydrouridine synthase DusB, whose product MTAAHVLPPLMIGSLSIPTPVVLAPMAGVTNRAFRRLCRSFAAEGLPDGGSCLYVSEMITSRALVERSPETMKLIEFDADEFPRSMQLYSVDPVTMGRAARMVVDEGLADHIDLNFGCPVPKVTRKGGGSALPWKLDLFTDIVSMAVREASRGGIPVTVKMRMGIDADHLTYLDAGRRAVDVGAAAITLHGRTTAQAYSGHADLDAIARLKEAVPQVPVLGNGDIWSAEDALRMVERTGCDGVVVGRGCLGRPWLFADLAAAFNGSDMRMRPNLGQVVDALRAHAEYLVEFYGDEQRGARDIRKHIAWYLKGFPAGSYVRHNLALVKDLAALDALLGELDRDHPWPGVPAEGARGRQGTPRRVALPEGWLDSRSVDASAGACLAEAEVDASGG is encoded by the coding sequence ATGACTGCTGCACATGTACTTCCTCCGTTGATGATCGGTTCTTTGTCGATCCCTACTCCTGTCGTTCTTGCACCGATGGCGGGGGTGACGAATCGTGCCTTCCGTCGTTTGTGTCGGAGTTTCGCTGCTGAAGGGCTTCCTGATGGGGGGAGTTGTTTGTATGTGAGCGAGATGATTACTTCGCGGGCGTTGGTGGAGCGTTCGCCGGAGACGATGAAGTTGATTGAGTTTGATGCTGACGAGTTTCCGCGGTCGATGCAGCTGTATAGCGTGGATCCGGTGACGATGGGGCGGGCTGCGCGGATGGTGGTGGATGAGGGGCTGGCGGATCATATTGATCTGAATTTTGGGTGTCCGGTGCCGAAGGTGACGCGTAAGGGTGGGGGGTCGGCGTTGCCGTGGAAGCTGGATTTGTTCACGGACATTGTTTCGATGGCGGTGCGAGAGGCTTCTCGTGGTGGGATTCCGGTGACGGTGAAGATGCGGATGGGGATTGATGCTGATCACCTGACGTATTTGGATGCTGGTCGGCGTGCTGTGGATGTGGGGGCTGCGGCGATTACGTTGCATGGGCGTACGACGGCGCAGGCGTATAGCGGTCATGCGGATTTGGATGCGATTGCGCGGTTGAAGGAGGCTGTTCCGCAGGTTCCTGTGTTGGGTAATGGGGACATTTGGTCGGCTGAGGATGCGTTGCGGATGGTGGAGCGCACTGGCTGCGATGGGGTGGTTGTTGGTCGTGGATGTTTGGGGCGTCCGTGGTTGTTTGCTGATCTTGCTGCGGCGTTTAACGGTAGTGATATGAGGATGCGCCCGAATTTGGGGCAGGTGGTGGATGCGCTGCGTGCTCATGCTGAGTATTTGGTTGAGTTTTATGGTGATGAGCAGCGGGGGGCGCGTGATATCCGTAAGCACATCGCCTGGTATTTGAAGGGTTTCCCGGCGGGGTCGTATGTGCGGCATAACTTGGCGTTGGTGAAGGATTTGGCCGCGTTGGATGCGTTGTTGGGTGAGTTGGATCGGGATCATCCGTGGCCAGGTGTTCCTGCTGAGGGTGCGCGGGGGCGTCAGGGAACTCCGCGGCGGGTTGCGTTGCCTGAGGGGTGGTTGGATAGCCGTTCGGTGGATGCTTCGGCGGGTGCGTGTCTTGCTGAAGCGGAGGTGGATGCTTCGGGTGGGTGA